From Suncus etruscus isolate mSunEtr1 chromosome 6, mSunEtr1.pri.cur, whole genome shotgun sequence, one genomic window encodes:
- the LOC126012259 gene encoding 60S ribosomal protein L21-like: MTNTKGKRRGTRYMFSRPFRKHGVVPLATYMPIYKKGDIVDIKGMGTVQKGMPHKCYHGKTGRVYNVTQHAVGIVVNKQVKGKILAKRINVRIEHIKHSKSRDSFLKRVKENDQKKKAAKKKGTWVQLKCQPAPPREAHFVRTNGKEPELLEPIPYEFMA, from the coding sequence ATGACCAAcacaaagggaaagaggaggggcACCCGCTACATGTTTTCTAGACCCTTTAGAAAACATGGAGTTGTTCCTTTGGCCACGTACATGCCGATTTATAAGAAAGGTGATATTGTAGACATAAAGGGAATGGGCACTGTTCAAAAAGGAATGCCCCACAAATGTTACCATGGAAAAACTGGAAGAGTCTACAATGTTACCCAGCATGCTGTTGGCATTGTTGTAAATAAGCAAGTCAAAGGCAAGATTCTTGCCAAGAGAATTAATGTTCGTATTGAGCATATTAAGCACTCTAAAAGTCGAGACAGCTTCCTGAAGCGGGTGaaggaaaatgatcagaaaaagaaAGCAGCCAAAAAGAAAGGAACTTGGGTTCAATTGAAGTGCCAGCCTGCTCCACCCAGAGAAGCACACTTTGTGAGAACCAATGGAAAGGAGCCTGAGCTGCTGGAACCCATTCCTTATGAATTCATGGCatga